Proteins encoded by one window of Halomonas chromatireducens:
- a CDS encoding 2-oxoglutarate dehydrogenase E1 component, which produces MQQGIMELMWNSSHVSGSNVHYVEALYEQYLADPGSVPEEWRTYFDQLPSVEGGSTHDVPLSPVRHQFEQLGRARRTTTAAADSGESKKQVKVLQLINAYRFRGHQKADIDPLDLRSPVPVPDLDLSFHQLSKDDLDTEFQTGSFFLGIDKAPLREIVEALEQTYCRSIGCEVMHIVDTEEKRWLQQRFESVRSSPKFSDDVRKHLLERLTAAEGLENYLASKYPGTKRFGLEGGESFIPMMDELIQRGGGYGVKEVVIGMAHRGRLNLLVNILGKNPSELIDEFDGKKLIERGSGDVKYHQGFSSNVMTPGGEVHLALAFNPSHLEIVSPVVEGSVRARQDRRDDLEGTKVLPINIHGDAAFAGQGVVMETFQMSQTRAYKTGGTVHIVINNQVGFTTSHPQDTRSTEYCTDIAKMVQAPIFHVNGDDPDAVLHATQVALDYRQQFKKDVVIDLVCYRRRGHNEADEPSGTQPMMYRKIKEHPSSRTLYAQRLVEQGVLSEDDAKAMIETYREDLMAGNHVANALVQEPNTSLFVDWQPYLGHEWSGHAETGVEMKRLQRLAGKMCEIPDGVEVQRQVAKIYEDRRKMQAGGLGLNWGFAETLAYATLLDEGHPVRITGQDVGRGTFSHRHAVVHNQKDGSVHVPLQHMGDGQPRFTIHDSFLSEEAVLAFEYGYATTAPNHLVIWEAQFGDFFNGAQVVVDQFISSGETKWGRLCGLTMLLPHGYEGQGPEHSSARLERFLQMCAEHNMQVCVPTTPAQIFHLLRRQVIRKLRKPLVVMTPKSLLRHKEAVSSLDDLANGHFHMVLPDQGSLDAGQVKRVIMCAGKVYYDLAAWREENERNDTAILRIEQLYPFPKEELFEALKDYVNLESVVWCQEEPLNQGAWYSSQHHMRAVADMLNNGLGGELKFAGRPASAAPAAGYMSVHTEQQRQLVEDAFNV; this is translated from the coding sequence ATGCAACAAGGCATAATGGAGTTGATGTGGAACAGCTCCCACGTGAGCGGCAGCAACGTTCACTATGTGGAAGCGCTCTACGAGCAATACCTCGCCGACCCAGGTTCCGTCCCCGAAGAGTGGCGAACCTACTTCGACCAGCTGCCCAGCGTGGAAGGCGGCTCTACCCACGACGTTCCCCTCAGTCCCGTGCGTCATCAGTTCGAGCAACTGGGGCGTGCACGCCGAACGACGACGGCCGCCGCGGATAGCGGAGAGAGCAAGAAGCAGGTCAAGGTCCTTCAGTTGATCAACGCCTACCGCTTCCGTGGCCACCAGAAGGCCGATATCGACCCGCTCGACCTGCGTAGCCCGGTACCGGTACCCGACCTGGACCTCTCCTTTCATCAGCTTTCCAAGGACGACCTGGATACCGAGTTCCAGACCGGTTCTTTCTTTTTGGGGATCGACAAGGCACCGCTGCGTGAGATCGTCGAGGCGTTGGAGCAGACCTACTGCCGCTCCATCGGCTGCGAGGTCATGCATATCGTCGACACCGAGGAGAAGCGTTGGCTGCAGCAGCGTTTCGAGTCGGTTCGTTCGTCACCCAAGTTCAGCGACGACGTGCGCAAGCACCTGCTGGAGCGGCTCACCGCTGCCGAGGGGTTGGAGAACTACCTGGCATCCAAGTATCCGGGCACCAAGCGCTTTGGCCTGGAAGGTGGCGAGTCCTTCATTCCGATGATGGACGAGCTCATCCAGCGAGGGGGTGGTTACGGTGTCAAGGAGGTGGTCATCGGCATGGCCCACCGCGGACGCCTCAATCTGCTGGTCAATATACTCGGCAAGAACCCCTCCGAGCTTATCGACGAGTTCGACGGCAAGAAGCTGATCGAGCGAGGCTCCGGTGACGTCAAGTACCATCAGGGCTTCAGCTCCAATGTGATGACGCCGGGCGGTGAAGTCCATCTGGCGCTGGCCTTCAACCCCTCCCACCTGGAGATCGTCTCTCCTGTGGTCGAGGGCTCCGTGCGGGCGCGTCAGGATCGTCGCGACGACCTGGAAGGCACCAAGGTCCTGCCGATCAACATCCATGGTGACGCGGCCTTCGCCGGCCAGGGCGTGGTCATGGAGACGTTCCAGATGTCCCAGACTCGCGCCTACAAGACCGGCGGCACGGTTCATATCGTCATCAACAACCAGGTCGGTTTCACCACGTCGCATCCGCAGGATACCCGCTCCACCGAGTACTGCACCGACATCGCCAAGATGGTCCAGGCGCCGATCTTTCACGTCAACGGCGACGACCCGGATGCCGTGTTGCATGCGACACAGGTGGCACTGGACTACCGTCAGCAGTTCAAGAAGGACGTGGTCATCGACCTGGTCTGCTATCGTCGTCGCGGCCACAACGAGGCCGATGAGCCTTCCGGCACCCAGCCGATGATGTATCGCAAGATCAAGGAGCATCCCTCGTCGCGCACGCTCTACGCTCAGCGCCTGGTAGAGCAGGGCGTGCTCTCCGAGGACGATGCCAAGGCAATGATCGAGACCTATCGCGAAGATCTCATGGCTGGCAACCATGTGGCCAACGCCTTGGTGCAGGAGCCCAACACCTCACTTTTCGTCGATTGGCAGCCGTACCTGGGGCATGAGTGGTCCGGGCATGCGGAAACTGGCGTCGAGATGAAGCGCCTTCAGCGTCTAGCTGGCAAGATGTGCGAGATTCCCGACGGCGTCGAGGTGCAGCGCCAGGTGGCCAAGATTTACGAAGACCGCCGCAAGATGCAGGCCGGCGGTTTGGGCCTCAACTGGGGCTTTGCCGAAACCCTGGCCTACGCCACGCTGCTCGATGAAGGGCACCCGGTGCGCATCACCGGCCAGGACGTGGGTCGCGGTACCTTCTCCCACCGCCATGCGGTAGTGCATAACCAGAAGGATGGCAGCGTCCACGTGCCGCTGCAGCACATGGGCGACGGCCAGCCGCGCTTCACCATCCATGATTCCTTCCTCTCCGAGGAGGCCGTACTGGCGTTCGAGTACGGGTATGCGACAACAGCGCCTAATCACCTGGTGATCTGGGAAGCGCAGTTCGGTGACTTCTTCAACGGCGCCCAGGTGGTGGTCGATCAGTTCATCTCCTCCGGCGAGACCAAGTGGGGACGCCTGTGCGGCTTGACCATGCTGTTGCCTCACGGCTATGAGGGACAGGGGCCGGAACACTCATCCGCGCGGCTCGAGCGCTTCCTGCAGATGTGTGCCGAGCACAACATGCAGGTCTGTGTGCCGACCACGCCGGCACAGATATTCCATCTGCTGCGTCGCCAGGTGATCCGCAAGCTGAGAAAGCCCCTGGTGGTGATGACCCCCAAGAGCCTGCTGAGGCACAAGGAAGCCGTTTCCAGCCTGGACGACCTGGCCAACGGCCACTTCCATATGGTGCTGCCGGATCAGGGCAGTCTCGATGCCGGTCAGGTCAAGCGCGTCATCATGTGTGCCGGCAAGGTCTACTACGACCTGGCGGCCTGGCGTGAAGAGAACGAGCGCAATGATACGGCAATCCTGCGTATCGAGCAGCTCTACCCCTTCCCCAAGGAGGAACTCTTCGAGGCGCTCAAGGATTACGTCAACCTCGAGTCGGTGGTGTGGTGTCAGGAAGAGCCGCTCAACCAGGGGGCCTGGTACTCGAGCCAGCACCATATGCGGGCAGTCGCTGACATGCTCAACAACGGCCTGGGCGGAGAACTGAAGTTTGCCGGTCGCCCGGCTTCGGCGGCACCCGCCGCGGGCTACATGTCCGTGCATACAGAACAGCAGCGCCAGTTGGTGGAAGACGCCTTCAACGTCTAA
- a CDS encoding succinate dehydrogenase iron-sulfur subunit, giving the protein MSMLQVSIYRYNPETDSAPYMQEYQVDTQGRDLMVLNILEMLKAEDTTLAYRRSCREGVCGSDGMNMNGKNGLACITSLSEVVKNNKLVLRPLPGLPVVRDLAVDMGLFYKQYERIQPYLQNDEPAPAIERLQSPEERDKLDGLYECILCACCSTSCPSFWWNPDKFVGPAGLLQSYRFLADSRDTATQARLAELQDPFSVFRCRGIMNCVAVCPKGLNPTRAIGKIRDMLLANAT; this is encoded by the coding sequence ATGTCCATGCTTCAGGTATCCATTTACCGCTACAATCCGGAAACCGACTCCGCGCCCTACATGCAGGAGTACCAGGTGGACACTCAGGGCCGCGACCTGATGGTCCTAAACATTCTGGAGATGCTCAAGGCCGAAGACACCACCTTGGCCTATCGCCGCAGCTGCCGCGAAGGCGTGTGCGGCTCCGACGGCATGAACATGAACGGCAAGAACGGCCTGGCCTGTATCACTTCACTTTCCGAAGTGGTCAAGAACAACAAGCTGGTGCTGCGACCGCTGCCGGGCCTGCCCGTGGTGCGTGACCTGGCGGTCGACATGGGGCTGTTCTACAAGCAGTACGAGCGCATTCAGCCCTACCTGCAGAATGACGAGCCGGCGCCCGCCATCGAGCGCTTGCAGTCGCCGGAAGAGCGCGACAAGCTTGATGGGCTCTACGAGTGCATCCTGTGCGCCTGCTGTTCGACCTCCTGCCCGTCGTTCTGGTGGAACCCGGACAAGTTCGTCGGACCGGCGGGGCTGCTGCAGTCGTACCGTTTCCTGGCCGACTCGCGGGATACCGCCACCCAGGCACGCCTCGCCGAACTGCAGGATCCGTTCAGCGTATTTCGTTGCCGCGGCATCATGAACTGTGTGGCGGTGTGCCCCAAGGGGCTCAACCCGACACGTGCCATTGGCAAGATCCGTGACATGCTGCTTGCGAATGCCACTTAA
- the sdhA gene encoding succinate dehydrogenase flavoprotein subunit encodes MSTMRSLTFDAIIIGGGGAGMRAALELAKSGKKTAVLSKVFPTRSHTVSAQGGITCAIASADPNDDWRWHMYDTVKGGDYITDQDAAEYMCSEGPKAVFELEHMGLPFSRFENGRIYQRPFGGQSKNFGEGGQAARTCAAADRTGHALLHTLYQNNLKNNTTFLNEWFAVDLVKNADGDVVGCIAMCIETGEVVHVKSKATVLATGGAGRIYASTTNALINTGDGIGMALRAGFPMQDMEMWQFHPTGIYGAGVLVTEGCRGEGGYLVNKDGERFMERYAPNAKDLAGRDVVARSMVMEILEGRGCGENGDHVYLKLDHLGEEVLNKRLPGISELSKIFAHADPTKAPIPVVPTCHYMMGGIPTNVHGQAIMQDADGNDQIVGGLFACGEAACVSVHGANRLGGNSLLDLVVFGRAAGMFIESALNEGIEYLEASESDIDNAMKRINRWNESSGGESVADLKVELQSIMQNAFGVFRQEDNMQEGVKKLADLRGRIAEAHLVDKSGAFNTARIEALELDNLMEVAEATAIAALERKESRGAHSRYDYPDRDDVNWLKHSMYFPLEKKVGKRDVNFKPKTVDTFEPKIRTY; translated from the coding sequence ATGTCAACCATGCGTAGTCTGACATTCGACGCCATCATCATCGGCGGCGGCGGCGCCGGCATGCGGGCCGCTCTCGAGCTGGCCAAGTCCGGCAAGAAGACCGCCGTGCTATCCAAGGTCTTCCCGACGCGTTCACACACAGTGTCTGCCCAGGGTGGTATCACCTGTGCCATTGCCTCCGCCGACCCCAATGATGATTGGCGCTGGCACATGTACGACACGGTCAAGGGCGGTGACTACATCACCGATCAGGACGCCGCCGAATACATGTGCTCCGAAGGCCCCAAGGCGGTCTTCGAGCTTGAGCACATGGGCCTGCCGTTCTCGCGCTTCGAGAATGGACGCATCTATCAGCGTCCCTTCGGCGGACAGTCCAAGAATTTCGGCGAGGGTGGCCAGGCGGCGCGTACCTGCGCTGCGGCCGACCGCACCGGTCATGCTCTGCTGCACACCTTGTATCAGAATAACCTGAAGAACAACACGACCTTTCTCAATGAATGGTTTGCGGTCGATCTGGTCAAGAATGCCGATGGCGACGTGGTGGGCTGTATCGCCATGTGCATCGAGACCGGCGAAGTGGTGCATGTCAAGTCCAAGGCCACCGTGCTGGCCACCGGCGGCGCCGGGCGTATCTACGCCTCCACCACCAACGCCCTGATCAATACCGGCGATGGCATCGGCATGGCGCTGCGTGCCGGCTTCCCCATGCAGGACATGGAGATGTGGCAGTTCCACCCCACCGGCATCTATGGTGCCGGGGTGCTGGTCACCGAAGGCTGTCGCGGTGAGGGTGGCTATCTGGTCAACAAGGACGGCGAGCGTTTCATGGAGCGCTATGCGCCCAACGCCAAGGACCTCGCCGGCCGTGACGTGGTTGCCCGCTCTATGGTCATGGAGATCCTCGAGGGCCGTGGCTGCGGCGAGAATGGCGATCATGTCTATCTCAAGCTGGACCACCTCGGCGAAGAGGTGCTCAACAAGCGCCTGCCCGGCATCAGCGAACTCTCCAAGATCTTCGCCCATGCCGATCCGACCAAGGCACCTATTCCGGTGGTGCCGACCTGCCACTACATGATGGGCGGGATCCCCACCAACGTTCATGGCCAGGCGATCATGCAGGATGCCGACGGCAACGACCAGATCGTGGGCGGTCTGTTTGCTTGTGGCGAAGCGGCCTGCGTTTCGGTACATGGTGCCAACCGCCTGGGCGGCAACTCACTGCTCGATCTGGTGGTGTTCGGCCGGGCTGCCGGCATGTTCATCGAGAGTGCGCTCAATGAAGGCATCGAGTACCTCGAAGCCAGCGAGTCCGATATCGACAATGCCATGAAGCGCATCAATCGCTGGAACGAGTCCAGCGGGGGTGAGTCGGTCGCCGACCTCAAGGTCGAGCTGCAGAGCATCATGCAGAATGCCTTCGGCGTATTCCGCCAGGAAGACAACATGCAGGAGGGCGTCAAGAAGCTTGCCGACCTGCGTGGCCGCATTGCCGAAGCGCACCTCGTCGACAAGTCCGGCGCCTTCAATACGGCTCGCATCGAGGCCCTTGAGCTCGATAACCTGATGGAAGTGGCAGAAGCTACCGCGATTGCGGCCCTGGAGCGCAAGGAGAGCCGTGGTGCACACTCTCGCTACGACTATCCGGACCGCGACGATGTCAACTGGCTGAAGCACTCCATGTACTTCCCGCTCGAGAAGAAGGTCGGTAAGCGCGACGTCAACTTCAAGCCGAAGACCGTTGACACCTTCGAGCCCAAAATCCGTACCTATTAA
- the sdhD gene encoding succinate dehydrogenase, hydrophobic membrane anchor protein, translating into MDASQLRSLFESHDASVSAVILALYTLFIVAYLLFNPGLDYYTWSGLFAQTWMRIFSLLAFISLAAHAWVGLWTVTTDYMKSTGARVGTQLVIILAIFVFLVWGILVLWGA; encoded by the coding sequence ATGGATGCCAGCCAGCTACGAAGTCTCTTCGAATCGCATGACGCTTCCGTGTCGGCGGTCATCCTGGCACTCTATACGCTGTTTATCGTCGCCTACCTGCTGTTCAATCCGGGACTCGACTACTACACCTGGAGCGGCCTGTTCGCCCAGACCTGGATGCGCATCTTTTCACTGCTGGCCTTTATCTCTCTTGCCGCTCACGCCTGGGTCGGTCTGTGGACAGTTACCACGGATTACATGAAGTCGACCGGTGCTCGTGTCGGCACCCAGCTCGTCATCATCCTGGCCATTTTCGTGTTCCTGGTCTGGGGCATTCTAGTTTTGTGGGGAGCCTGA
- the gltX gene encoding glutamate--tRNA ligase: MTVRTRIAPSPTGDPHVGTAYIALFNLCFARQHGGQFILRIEDTDRVRSTAESEQMILDSLRWLGLEWDEGPDVGGPHGPYRQSERGDIYAEYARQLIDAGHAFKCYRTSEELDDLREARKAAGMHLALKPADLALPSDEQERREREGWPHVVRMKVPTTGTCLVEDMLRDTIEVDWAQVDAQILLKSDGMPTYHLANVVDDHLMGITHVLRGEEWINSAPKHQLLYEYFGWQMPVLCHMPLLRNPDKSKLSKRKNPTSINYYRRMGFLPQAVTNYLGRMGWSMPDEREKFSLDEMMTHFDIQRVSLGGPVFDLEKLTWLNGLYIREDLDDKAFLKALLEWAFNEEYVGQILPQVRTRVETLSQVAPLAGHFFSGLPEIEEGDFDSVKLGREELVKLLQFLVWRFEIAPAWHKEVLLGEVKSLAAHFDLKMKDFLAPVFIAITGSAASTSVMDAMAILGSDMTRARLRHAIEVLGGVSKKQAKRFEKEYRELA, encoded by the coding sequence ATGACCGTACGTACTCGTATTGCGCCGTCGCCCACTGGTGATCCTCATGTGGGAACTGCCTACATCGCCCTGTTCAACCTTTGCTTCGCGCGCCAGCACGGCGGGCAATTCATTCTGCGCATCGAGGATACCGACCGTGTCCGCTCCACGGCAGAGTCGGAGCAAATGATTCTGGATTCGCTTCGGTGGCTGGGCCTTGAATGGGATGAGGGTCCCGATGTAGGCGGCCCCCATGGCCCGTACCGGCAGAGCGAGAGGGGAGACATCTATGCCGAATATGCACGTCAGTTGATCGACGCCGGTCACGCCTTCAAGTGCTACCGCACCAGCGAGGAACTGGATGACCTGCGTGAGGCTCGCAAGGCGGCCGGCATGCATCTGGCATTGAAGCCCGCTGACCTGGCGTTGCCCAGCGATGAGCAGGAACGCCGCGAGCGAGAGGGGTGGCCCCATGTCGTACGCATGAAGGTCCCCACTACGGGTACCTGTCTGGTAGAAGACATGCTACGGGACACCATTGAGGTGGATTGGGCACAGGTCGATGCGCAGATCCTGCTCAAGTCCGACGGCATGCCCACCTATCACTTGGCCAACGTGGTCGACGACCATCTGATGGGCATCACCCATGTACTGCGCGGTGAGGAGTGGATCAACTCGGCACCGAAGCATCAGTTACTCTACGAATATTTCGGCTGGCAGATGCCGGTTCTGTGCCATATGCCGCTACTGCGCAATCCTGACAAGTCGAAACTTTCCAAGCGCAAGAACCCGACCTCGATCAATTACTATCGAAGGATGGGCTTCCTGCCCCAGGCCGTGACCAACTACCTGGGCCGGATGGGCTGGTCGATGCCCGACGAGCGCGAGAAATTCAGCCTTGACGAGATGATGACGCACTTCGATATCCAGCGAGTCTCGCTGGGCGGCCCGGTGTTTGATCTCGAGAAGCTGACCTGGCTCAACGGCCTTTATATTCGTGAGGACCTTGACGACAAGGCCTTCCTGAAGGCGTTGCTGGAATGGGCCTTCAACGAGGAGTACGTGGGGCAGATCCTGCCTCAGGTGCGCACCCGGGTGGAAACCCTTTCTCAGGTAGCACCCCTGGCCGGCCATTTCTTCTCCGGCCTGCCGGAGATCGAGGAGGGCGATTTCGACAGCGTGAAGCTTGGGCGGGAGGAGTTGGTCAAGCTGCTGCAATTCCTGGTCTGGCGCTTCGAGATCGCCCCGGCCTGGCACAAGGAGGTATTGCTCGGCGAGGTCAAGTCGCTGGCCGCGCATTTCGATCTCAAGATGAAGGACTTCCTGGCACCGGTCTTCATCGCCATTACCGGTTCTGCGGCGAGCACCTCGGTCATGGATGCCATGGCCATACTGGGCTCCGACATGACCCGGGCGCGCTTGCGCCACGCCATCGAGGTGCTCGGCGGGGTCTCCAAGAAGCAGGCCAAGCGCTTCGAAAAGGAGTACCGCGAGCTTGCCTGA
- a CDS encoding helix-turn-helix domain-containing protein yields MPIIDYPFLFYIVGRKQEMHALGPRIKQLRIEASLNKAALARKVGVSDVTISYWESGAIKQIGHERLVALADALGCPLRRLLEDDSADLLPTPLYLRSQPPAPWHDPNANRITLPEAFLASTNWQGSCYLVTPAPGEHFDYLGTGDLAAFGPIKDYDQPGRYLIEGAMGLFIGQLERSRSGELLYSGEKTTTTQATPLQKSDQPVGRLLAHWCQKGG; encoded by the coding sequence ATGCCGATCATTGACTATCCCTTTCTTTTCTACATCGTTGGCAGGAAACAAGAGATGCACGCATTGGGCCCACGCATCAAGCAGCTCCGGATAGAGGCGAGCCTCAACAAGGCGGCACTGGCAAGGAAAGTCGGCGTTTCTGATGTGACGATTTCCTATTGGGAGTCCGGCGCCATCAAGCAGATCGGCCACGAGCGCTTGGTTGCCCTGGCCGACGCCTTGGGCTGCCCCTTACGCCGCCTGCTGGAAGATGACAGTGCCGACCTGCTTCCCACTCCACTCTATCTGCGTAGCCAACCTCCAGCGCCCTGGCATGACCCCAACGCAAATCGCATCACGCTACCCGAGGCCTTTCTCGCCAGTACCAACTGGCAAGGTTCGTGCTATCTGGTCACGCCTGCCCCAGGTGAACACTTCGACTATCTGGGCACGGGCGATCTCGCCGCATTTGGGCCAATCAAAGACTATGACCAACCTGGCCGCTACTTGATAGAGGGTGCAATGGGCCTGTTCATCGGCCAGCTGGAACGCAGCCGGAGCGGGGAGTTGCTCTATAGTGGAGAAAAAACGACAACGACCCAGGCCACGCCGCTACAGAAGAGTGACCAACCGGTTGGCAGGCTGTTGGCGCACTGGTGTCAGAAGGGGGGCTAA
- a CDS encoding LysE family transporter encodes MSIEFLLMSLVVATLPGTGVIFTLAAGVTRGVMAGILAAAGCTLGIVPHMVAATLGLAPLLHTSAVAFQQKSA; translated from the coding sequence GTGAGTATCGAATTTCTACTGATGTCCCTGGTCGTTGCCACCTTGCCTGGAACCGGGGTGATCTTCACTCTGGCTGCGGGAGTCACGCGTGGCGTGATGGCGGGGATCCTGGCGGCCGCAGGCTGTACCCTTGGCATCGTGCCGCACATGGTGGCCGCCACGCTTGGCCTCGCCCCCTTGTTGCATACCAGTGCCGTGGCCTTTCAGCAAAAATCCGCGTGA
- a CDS encoding helix-turn-helix transcriptional regulator has protein sequence MVSDRTFPRHAHDQFGVGLVVSGGHRSWSSLGMVDARAGDLITVNPGELHDGSPMNGIPRAWQMLYCDPALVAFGLEGALDGEGSRPIEFARPAIDDPRCAALFQTLIAVATRPGSEPMAIEEATLHFLAEAFRRHGAYQARCDDRLPRMARVRQWPDEAPEQTASLADLAALVGVSRYQLLRGFVRETGMTPHAYRVQRRVRMARQCIIQGQTLSQAAAGSGFADQSHMTRAFTRQLRISPGRYRAALG, from the coding sequence TTGGTCTCCGACAGAACGTTTCCCCGGCACGCCCACGACCAGTTCGGGGTTGGCCTGGTCGTCTCCGGCGGCCATCGCTCCTGGAGTAGCCTCGGCATGGTGGACGCCCGAGCCGGTGATCTGATCACGGTCAATCCCGGAGAGCTGCACGATGGCAGCCCGATGAATGGCATTCCCCGAGCCTGGCAGATGCTCTATTGCGACCCGGCCCTGGTGGCGTTCGGCTTGGAAGGAGCCCTGGATGGCGAGGGGAGCCGGCCGATCGAGTTTGCCAGGCCGGCTATTGATGATCCCCGGTGTGCGGCGCTGTTTCAAACCCTCATCGCCGTGGCAACGCGGCCTGGCAGTGAGCCGATGGCCATCGAGGAGGCGACGCTTCACTTCTTGGCCGAGGCGTTTCGTCGGCACGGTGCCTATCAGGCCCGCTGCGACGATCGTCTCCCCCGTATGGCAAGGGTGCGCCAGTGGCCGGACGAGGCGCCGGAGCAGACGGCCTCACTGGCAGATCTGGCTGCCCTTGTCGGAGTGAGCCGTTATCAATTGCTGCGCGGTTTTGTCCGCGAGACCGGCATGACGCCTCATGCCTATCGTGTTCAGCGGCGTGTGCGTATGGCAAGACAGTGCATCATCCAAGGCCAGACGCTGAGCCAGGCGGCGGCGGGGTCCGGCTTCGCCGACCAGAGCCATATGACCCGGGCCTTCACGCGGCAGTTGCGTATTTCACCCGGGCGCTACCGGGCGGCACTGGGATGA
- a CDS encoding sulfite exporter TauE/SafE family protein, translated as MELIWWLAYVALGGVVGIMAGLLGIGGGGIMVPILTSLFVLQGVPHEHLAHLALGTAMAAIIPAATASLLSHHRHGAVGWQTVRVITPGILIGTFMATFIAALIPTRGLAIFFACFMVLMSLQMLANLKPKPSRSLPGPVGLSGVGLGIGGISALVAIGGGSLTVPFLTWCNVKLPRAIGTSAAVGLPIAVAGRWATSSTAGPRRACRMPPWATSTFPPCC; from the coding sequence TTGGAACTCATCTGGTGGCTGGCCTACGTTGCCCTGGGCGGCGTGGTCGGCATCATGGCCGGCCTGCTCGGTATCGGTGGTGGCGGTATCATGGTGCCGATTCTTACCTCACTGTTCGTGCTGCAGGGGGTGCCCCACGAGCACCTCGCCCACCTGGCGCTGGGCACCGCCATGGCTGCCATCATTCCCGCCGCCACCGCCAGCCTGCTATCCCACCATCGCCACGGGGCCGTGGGCTGGCAAACCGTACGCGTCATTACGCCGGGCATACTGATCGGCACCTTCATGGCGACCTTCATCGCCGCCCTGATCCCGACCCGCGGCCTGGCCATCTTCTTCGCCTGCTTCATGGTGCTGATGTCGCTGCAGATGCTCGCAAACCTGAAGCCCAAGCCGAGCCGCAGCCTGCCAGGCCCGGTCGGCCTGAGCGGTGTCGGCCTCGGCATTGGCGGCATTTCGGCCTTGGTGGCCATTGGCGGCGGCTCGCTGACGGTGCCCTTCCTGACCTGGTGCAACGTGAAGCTGCCCCGCGCCATCGGCACCTCGGCGGCCGTGGGGCTGCCCATCGCCGTGGCGGGGCGCTGGGCTACATCATCAACGGCTGGGCCACGCCGGGCCTGCCGAATGCCGCCCTGGGCTACGTCTACCTTCCCGCCCTGCTGCTGA
- a CDS encoding TSUP family transporter, whose protein sequence is MGYVYLPALLLMAPFSILTAPIGARLAHKLPVALLKRVFAVMLMGLALQMVYAVFTA, encoded by the coding sequence CTGGGCTACGTCTACCTTCCCGCCCTGCTGCTGATGGCGCCCTTCAGTATCCTTACCGCTCCCATCGGGGCCAGGCTCGCCCACAAGCTCCCCGTGGCGCTGCTCAAGCGGGTCTTCGCCGTCATGCTGATGGGGCTAGCGCTGCAGATGGTGTATGCGGTGTTCACGGCATGA
- the dusA gene encoding tRNA dihydrouridine(20/20a) synthase DusA, which translates to MPELDRTFSVAPMMDWTTRDQRAFVRTLTRRALLYTEMVTTGAILHGSPRERFLGYDQVEHPLALQLGGSDAGELAECAAIAEAWGYDEVNLNVGCPSDRVQNNLIGACLMAHPEKVAAAVRAMREAVSIPVTVKCRIGIDDQDEDADLERFIALVADAGCEVFIVHARKAWLQGLSPKQNRDVPPLNYPRVHRLKASRPELHIGINGGIKTLEACREQLAQVDSVMVGREAYQNPWLLAGVDEALYGVTGPATSRHDAARAFRPYISRRLEEGAKLNHITRHLLGLFQGRPGGRRFRRHLSENGHLDGACLRVYDDALSLVPETTPVTETA; encoded by the coding sequence ATGCCTGAGCTTGACCGAACCTTTTCTGTTGCCCCCATGATGGACTGGACTACCCGGGACCAGAGAGCCTTCGTGCGCACGCTGACCCGGCGCGCCCTGCTGTATACCGAGATGGTGACCACCGGGGCCATCCTCCACGGCAGCCCGCGGGAGCGCTTCCTCGGTTACGACCAAGTGGAGCATCCACTGGCGCTGCAGCTGGGCGGCAGCGATGCCGGCGAGCTGGCTGAGTGTGCGGCCATCGCCGAGGCGTGGGGCTACGATGAGGTGAACCTGAACGTGGGCTGCCCCAGCGACAGGGTCCAAAACAATCTGATCGGCGCCTGCCTGATGGCGCATCCGGAGAAGGTGGCGGCCGCGGTGCGCGCCATGCGCGAGGCGGTTTCGATTCCGGTAACGGTGAAGTGTCGCATCGGGATCGACGACCAGGACGAAGATGCCGACTTGGAACGTTTCATCGCCCTGGTGGCAGATGCCGGCTGCGAGGTGTTCATCGTGCACGCGCGCAAGGCGTGGCTGCAGGGGCTCTCACCCAAGCAGAACCGCGACGTGCCACCGCTCAACTACCCACGGGTACATCGCCTCAAGGCGAGTCGGCCGGAACTGCATATCGGCATCAACGGCGGTATCAAGACGCTGGAGGCGTGCCGCGAACAGCTCGCTCAGGTCGATAGCGTGATGGTGGGCCGCGAGGCCTATCAGAATCCCTGGCTACTGGCCGGCGTGGATGAAGCGCTCTACGGCGTGACGGGTCCGGCAACCAGCCGCCATGACGCCGCCCGTGCCTTTCGTCCCTATATTTCGCGCCGGCTCGAGGAAGGTGCCAAGCTCAACCATATTACCCGTCACCTGCTGGGCCTGTTCCAGGGTCGACCGGGCGGGCGGCGCTTCCGTCGCCACTTATCCGAGAACGGCCACCTGGACGGCGCCTGCCTGAGGGTATACGACGACGCGCTCAGCCTGGTGCCGGAGACGACTCCGGTGACCGAGACTGCCTGA